One genomic segment of Linepithema humile isolate Giens D197 chromosome 5, Lhum_UNIL_v1.0, whole genome shotgun sequence includes these proteins:
- the m-cup gene encoding protein fem-1 homolog A isoform X2 codes for MWISYSHHWNFSMDSLFHELIHVCKYVAPGAQLTYGLRNRLERFKRKERKEIVSRMKDGCAPLFIACKRGHVEIVEYLITKCDADIEQRGKYEVPDDRSVHCATPLWCAAVSGNLEVIKCLISHGADVNAVSDSGSTPVRSACFMTHMDIVSYLVENGADILKANYNGGTCLINSVQSVELCTFLLEHGADVNATDIQNKTALHYAIQEHRLHTTKLLLEYNADPHLRSRYNDDALQTACLKGAIEIFEYLVKNVSYSPERLADANELMGSTFFDDHNATNMALQYWKAGMILRMANSHDGVPLPKRPVLPKRETYKNTTEFSTLDELSSISFDLDAIRIQSLLICERVLGPHHKDTLFRLMFRGASYADALRYQNCIDLWHRALEIRVEKDSILYADTCFTAQALVRLMVDLNEKTLEVMDHNHVNREPKFCDVVAVFKLLSSQLMDARELLEKRPVHKRQRDSYERILKCVTHLIYLLVETVSSDKEKALMHELVCGLVKKNPRSVYTEDTLLHLCVSSLNTINSSYFTSADDIHTIFPRLEVVKLLLDCGAYVDARNILRSTPLHIASNTYNFDNPLIKLLLDHGAHLDTPNRAGDTPARLISSNPLSNDPLKKDITNIRKEKNPSQQNVSSLLAVCE; via the exons ATGTGGATTAGTTATAGTCATCACTGGAACTTTTCCATGGATTCATTATTTCATGAACTTATACATGTGTGCAAATACGTGGCACCAGGCGCGCAATTAACTTATGGTCTGAGAAATCGTTTAGAAAGATTCAAGAGAAAAGAACGAAAAGAGATTGTGTCTCGTATGAAAGATGGCTGTGCTCCTTTGTTCATTGCTTGCAAGAGAGGCCATGTGGAGATTGTAGAATACCTCATAACAAAGTGTGACGCAGATATTGAACAAAGAGGAAAATATGAAGTACCGGACGATAGGTCAGTTCACTGTGCTACTCCATTGTGGTGTGCAGCAGTATCTGGAAATTTAGAAGTTATTAAATGCCTTATATCTCATGGAGCTGACGTCAATGCAGTTTCTGATTCTGGATCTACTCCTGTTAGATCTGCATGCTTCATGACACATATgg aTATTGTTTCTTATTTGGTGGAAAATGGTGCCGATATAttaaaagcaaattataatgGTGGGACGTGTTTGATAAATTCTGTACAAAGTGTGGAATTGTGTACTTTTCTTTTGGAACACGGCGCGGATGTGAACGCTACCGATATTCAGAACAAAACTGCTTTGCATTATGCCATTCAGGAGCACAGACTTCACACTACCAAACTGCTCTTAGAATACAATGCAGATCCTCATCTTAGATCACGATATAACGATGATGCCCTCCAGACTGCTTGCCTTAAAGGAGCTATTGAGATATTCGAGTACTTAG TGAAAAACGTATCGTATTCTCCGGAAAGACTGGCGGACGCAAACGAGTTGATGGGATCTACATTTTTTGACGATCACAATGCTACGAACATGGCGTTACAATATTGGAAAGCAGGGATGATCCTTAGAATGGCCAACTCACATGACGGAGTGCCTTTGCCAAAGAGACCTGTGTTACCAAAACGCGAGACATACAAAAATACCACAGAGTTTTCCACTTTGGACGAGTTAAGCTCCATTTCGTTCGATTTAGATGCGATAAGAATACAGAGTTTGTTAATATGTGAAAGAGTATTAGGTCCACATCACAAGGATACTCTTTTTCGGCTCATGTTTAGAGGCGCGTCATATGCGGACGCGTTAAG ATATCAAAATTGTATAGATTTATGGCATCGAGCATTAGAAATTAGAGTTGAAAAGGATTCG ATCTTGTATGCAGATACTTGTTTTACCGCACAAGCTCTAGTAAGACTTATGGTAGATCTAAATGAAAAAACGTTGGAAGTGATGGATCATAATCATGTAAATCGGGAACCGAAATTTTGCGATGTAGTAGCAGTATTCAAATTACTCTCCAGCCAACTGATGGACGCGAGAGAATTGCTGGAG AAACGCCCAGTGCATAAGAGACAAAGAGACAGTTATGAACGTATCCTGAAATGCGTGACGCATCTTATTTACTTACTAGTAGAAACAGTGAGTTCTGACAAAGAGAAAGCTTTAATGCACGAACTAGTCTGTGGGTTagtgaaaaaaaatccaaGATCTGTTTATACAGAAGACACGCTTCTTCATCTTTGTGTTTCTagtttaaatacaattaattctaGTTATTTTACCTCTGCCGATGATATACAC ACAATTTTTCCACGTCTGGAAGTTGTTAAATTGCTGTTGGACTGCGGAGCGTATGTCGATGCCAGGAACATATTGCGGTCAACGCCATTACATATAGCAAGTAACACATATAACTTCGACAACCCT ctgataaaattattattggatCATGGCGCACACTTAGATACGCCAAATAGGGCAGGAGATACACCAGCGCGACTGATATCTTCTAATCCATTAAGTAAc gatcctttaaaaaaagatattacaaatattagaaAAGAGAAGAACCCCAGTCAACAAAATGTTAGCAGCCTGCTGGCAGTTTGCGAGTAG
- the LOC105675608 gene encoding DDB1- and CUL4-associated factor 10 homolog produces the protein MPKIRIKQTPNSLWLRQRELGVKFPLGHNDDFHKTLYSSIQPITSWDHGDNLTAARHGGVFNLEYSPDGSLLLAACEKKSILMFDPLCRKLIHAIDNAHNDCVNCVRFLDQRMFATCSDDSTVALWDARNLKQRIRTLQGHSNWVKNIEYSPSDSLLLTSGFDGSIYTWDINSFTENSFVYTRVFHTNGLMRTRLTPDTSKMLICTTSGYLIVIHNLKLSTLSQDLAGFKPNMYRLMQLSQTTIPVAASFTHLFAQNRTHNRVEFLTDFPIGDDAEVISSLQVHPQGWCALSRNVSSGEKSEWTCIHDIQERETSSNVEHVNEGEEGRLTSLNMEEFEDFPQSQPSSSGITSSLVIESSNRTRIVHDVSDMRSNSFEPPIHVSADAAPSSVRSSRTNWQVRTLRSQSRNPRADRNSVRTNFDMLEVNSGTSSAADSRVNTIHNDDRSENRHVNDNNDSTHDASADDRDRENAREYRTPRLQSQLNDLRRRNVIDNFSTGNVELHVSSSDVWEALVAIREARNRREREREFYPGAERRDWLPRSNNGVSVNIPRSSHTVVIIGDRTRVQSLPNRQSQKPMYAIPRNHKIHQNTPRLTHYIEEPNVGSGYIKELCFSADGRLICSPFGYGVRLLAFSNNCAELSNCVPPANESVQLHELATHIGHSDIVVSTKFSPKHYLLVSGCLSGKIVWHQPVV, from the exons ATGCCGAAGATACGGATCAAGCAAACGCCAAACAGCCTTTGGTTGAGGCAACGCGAGTTGGGTGTAAAGTTTCCGTTGGGCCACAACGATGACTTTCACAAGACTCTTTACTCTTCTATACAGCCTATTACTTCGTGGGATCATGGGGATAATTTAACCGCTGCGAGACACGGCGGTGTATTTAATTTGGAGTATTCGCCAGATGG GTCTCTCTTGCTGGCAGCATGTGAgaagaaaagtattttaatgtttgacccattatgtagaaaattaatacatgCCATTGACAATGCTCATAATGATTGCGTCAATTGCGTAAG ATTCCTGGATCAACGTATGTTTGCTACATGTTCTGATGACAGTACGGTTGCTTTATGGGATGCCaggaatttaaaacaaaggaTAAGGACTCTTCAGGGACACTCTAATTGGGTTAAAAACATAGAATATAGTCCAAGTGATAGTCTGTTATTAACTAGTGGATTTGATGGTAGCATATATACTTGGGATATTAATAG CTTTACAGAGAATAGTTTTGTGTATACGCGTGTATTTCACACAAATGGATTAATGCGAACAAGACTTACTCCCGATACTAGCAAAATGTTAATATGCACTACGTCGGGATATCTCATTGTAATACACAATCTTAAGCTTAGTACACTAAGTCAGGATTTGGCTGGATTCAAG cCAAATATGTACAGATTAATGCAATTATCTCAAACTACTATACCAGTTGCCGCAAGTTTCACGCATCTTTTTGCTCAAAATCGTACTCACAACAGAGTTGAGTTCCTCACCGACTTTCCTATAGGCGACGATGCTGAGGTAATATCCAGTTTACAAGTTCATCCACAGGGATGGTGCGCCTTATCGAGAAATGTCAGTAGCGGTGAAAAATCAGAG TGGACCTGCATTCATGACATACAAGAACGCGAAACGTCTAGCAATGTGGAACACGTGAATGAGGGAGAGGAGGGCCGTTTAACGAGTTTAAACATGGAAGAGTTTGAGGACTTTCCGCAGTCGCAGCCGTCGAGTTCGGGTATCACGTCTTCCCTAGTAATAGAAAGTTCAAATCGCACCCGAATAGTACACGACGTGTCGGATATGAGATCAAACTCATTCGAGCCACCTATCCATGTATCCGCGGACGCCGCGCCGTCATCAGTTAGATCGTCGAGGACAAACTGGCAAGTGCGGACTCTACGTTCTCAGTCGAGAAATCCGCGGGCGGATAGAAATTCGGTGAGAACAAACTTCGACATGCTCGAAGTGAATTCAGGTACGAGCTCCGCTGCCGATTCAAGAGTAAATACGATTCACAACGATGATAGATCGGAGAATCGACATGTAAACGATAATAACGATTCGACGCACGATGCGTCAGCTGACGACAGAGATCGGGAGAATGCGCGAGAGTATAGAACTCCCAGGCTGCAATCTCAACTCAACGACTTGCGACGACGCAATGTGATCGACAACTTTTCCACCGGCAATGTGGAATTGCACGTCAGCTCGAGCGACGTGTGGGAAGCGCTCGTGGCGATCAGAGAAGCCAGAAATCGTCGCGAACGAGAGAGGGAGTTTTATCCCGGTGCCGAAAGGCGAGACTGGTTGCCCAGATCGAATAACGGCGTCAGCGTAAATATACCTCGATCCTCCCACACGGTAGTAATAATTGGCGATCGTACGCGGGTGCAGAGCCTACCGAATCGGCAAAGTCAGAAGCCCATGTACGCGATACCGAGGAATCACAAGATTCATCAGAACACACCCAGGTTGACGCACTACATCGAGGAGCCTAACGTTGGCTCCGGgtatattaaagaattgtGCTTCTCGGCCGACGGTAGACTGATATGCTCACCATTCGGTTACGGAGTACGGTTATTAGCGTTCTCGAACAACTGCGCCGAGTTGTCCAATTGCGTCCCGCCCGCCAACGAGTCCGTGCAGCTTCACGAGCTAGCGACGCACATTGGTCATTCCGATATTGTGGTCAGCACGAAATTCTCACCCAAACACTATTTGCTCGTATCCGGCTGTCTTAGCGGTAAAATCGTCTGGCATCAGCCGGTAGTTTAG
- the m-cup gene encoding protein fem-1 homolog A isoform X3, with protein sequence MWISYSHHWNFSMDSLFHELIHVCKYVAPGAQLTYGLRNRLERFKRKERKEIVSRMKDGCAPLFIACKRGHVEIVEYLITKCDADIEQRGKYEVPDDRSVHCATPLWCAAVSGNLEVIKCLISHGADVNAVSDSGSTPVRSACFMTHMDIVSYLVENGADILKANYNGGTCLINSVQSVELCTFLLEHGADVNATDIQNKTALHYAIQEHRLHTTKLLLEYNADPHLRSRYNDDALQTACLKGAIEIFEYLVKNVSYSPERLADANELMGSTFFDDHNATNMALQYWKAGMILRMANSHDGVPLPKRPVLPKRETYKNTTEFSTLDELSSISFDLDAIRIQSLLICERVLGPHHKDTLFRLMFRGASYADALRYQNCIDLWHRALEIRVEKDSILYADTCFTAQALVRLMVDLNEKTLEVMDHNHVNREPKFCDVVAVFKLLSSQLMDARELLEKRPVHKRQRDSYERILKCVTHLIYLLVETVSSDKEKALMHELVCGLVKKNPRSVYTEDTLLHLCVSSLNTINSSYFTSADDIHTIFPRLEVVKLLLDCGAYVDARNILRSTPLHIASNTYNFDNPDPLKKDITNIRKEKNPSQQNVSSLLAVCE encoded by the exons ATGTGGATTAGTTATAGTCATCACTGGAACTTTTCCATGGATTCATTATTTCATGAACTTATACATGTGTGCAAATACGTGGCACCAGGCGCGCAATTAACTTATGGTCTGAGAAATCGTTTAGAAAGATTCAAGAGAAAAGAACGAAAAGAGATTGTGTCTCGTATGAAAGATGGCTGTGCTCCTTTGTTCATTGCTTGCAAGAGAGGCCATGTGGAGATTGTAGAATACCTCATAACAAAGTGTGACGCAGATATTGAACAAAGAGGAAAATATGAAGTACCGGACGATAGGTCAGTTCACTGTGCTACTCCATTGTGGTGTGCAGCAGTATCTGGAAATTTAGAAGTTATTAAATGCCTTATATCTCATGGAGCTGACGTCAATGCAGTTTCTGATTCTGGATCTACTCCTGTTAGATCTGCATGCTTCATGACACATATgg aTATTGTTTCTTATTTGGTGGAAAATGGTGCCGATATAttaaaagcaaattataatgGTGGGACGTGTTTGATAAATTCTGTACAAAGTGTGGAATTGTGTACTTTTCTTTTGGAACACGGCGCGGATGTGAACGCTACCGATATTCAGAACAAAACTGCTTTGCATTATGCCATTCAGGAGCACAGACTTCACACTACCAAACTGCTCTTAGAATACAATGCAGATCCTCATCTTAGATCACGATATAACGATGATGCCCTCCAGACTGCTTGCCTTAAAGGAGCTATTGAGATATTCGAGTACTTAG TGAAAAACGTATCGTATTCTCCGGAAAGACTGGCGGACGCAAACGAGTTGATGGGATCTACATTTTTTGACGATCACAATGCTACGAACATGGCGTTACAATATTGGAAAGCAGGGATGATCCTTAGAATGGCCAACTCACATGACGGAGTGCCTTTGCCAAAGAGACCTGTGTTACCAAAACGCGAGACATACAAAAATACCACAGAGTTTTCCACTTTGGACGAGTTAAGCTCCATTTCGTTCGATTTAGATGCGATAAGAATACAGAGTTTGTTAATATGTGAAAGAGTATTAGGTCCACATCACAAGGATACTCTTTTTCGGCTCATGTTTAGAGGCGCGTCATATGCGGACGCGTTAAG ATATCAAAATTGTATAGATTTATGGCATCGAGCATTAGAAATTAGAGTTGAAAAGGATTCG ATCTTGTATGCAGATACTTGTTTTACCGCACAAGCTCTAGTAAGACTTATGGTAGATCTAAATGAAAAAACGTTGGAAGTGATGGATCATAATCATGTAAATCGGGAACCGAAATTTTGCGATGTAGTAGCAGTATTCAAATTACTCTCCAGCCAACTGATGGACGCGAGAGAATTGCTGGAG AAACGCCCAGTGCATAAGAGACAAAGAGACAGTTATGAACGTATCCTGAAATGCGTGACGCATCTTATTTACTTACTAGTAGAAACAGTGAGTTCTGACAAAGAGAAAGCTTTAATGCACGAACTAGTCTGTGGGTTagtgaaaaaaaatccaaGATCTGTTTATACAGAAGACACGCTTCTTCATCTTTGTGTTTCTagtttaaatacaattaattctaGTTATTTTACCTCTGCCGATGATATACAC ACAATTTTTCCACGTCTGGAAGTTGTTAAATTGCTGTTGGACTGCGGAGCGTATGTCGATGCCAGGAACATATTGCGGTCAACGCCATTACATATAGCAAGTAACACATATAACTTCGACAACCCT gatcctttaaaaaaagatattacaaatattagaaAAGAGAAGAACCCCAGTCAACAAAATGTTAGCAGCCTGCTGGCAGTTTGCGAGTAG
- the St2 gene encoding luciferin sulfotransferase — translation MDKQSFVFSTVDDENGKKLDEMFQLTPSFLRVQPSRCLLPPKFIFYAQKIRDFTVYEDDVWMVSYPRTGSHWIQEMVWCIGHDFDYEKARTLILLRSPLLEGSAVMINGDYDEWFKKLGDSIENITNMPRPRYIKSHLPWDLLPKQLLEKKPKVIYVARNPKDTCVSFYHYLRMFHGMKGNFDDFAELVLQDSAPMSPFWGNVLPFWKMRDHDNILFLKYEEMKRDQIAVIKRAAEFLGKSVTDEQINGLREHLKFTKMATNPSMNMEMLLNGSASTDDPNFKFIRKGKIGDWTNYMSEDLAQRFDEWTEKHLYGTGLKFDTNIIADEE, via the exons A tgGATAAACAATCATTCGTATTTTCGACGGTAGACGATGAGAATGGAAAGAAATTGGACGAGATGTTCCAATTAACGCCCAGTTTTCTAAGAGTACAGCCTAGCCGTTGTTTATTGCCGCcgaagtttattttttatgcgcAAAAGATACGCGATTTCACAGTGTACGAAGACGACGTCTGGATGGTCTCGTACCCTCGTACTg GCAGTCACTGGATACAGGAAATGGTATGGTGTATTGGACATGATTTTGATTACGAAAAAGCTCGCACGCTTATTCTCCTGCGAAGTCCTTTGCTCGA AGGTTCAGCTGTTATGATTAATGGAGATTATGACGAGTGGTTTAAAAAACTGGGCGACAGCATTGAAAACATAACAAACATGCCAAGACCGCGATATATTAAATCTCACTTACCGTGGGATTTATTACCAAAACAACTTCTCGAGAAGAAGCCTAAG GTGATTTACGTCGCAAGAAATCCAAAAGATACCTGCGTCAGTTTTTACCATTACTTAAGAATGTTCCACGGCATGAAAGGAAACTTCGACGACTTCGCAGAGTTAGTGCTACAAGATAGTG CTCCGATGAGCCCGTTTTGGGGAAATGTCCTACCTTTTTGGAAGATGAGAGATCAcgataacatattatttttgaaatacgaAGAAATGAAACGG GATCAAATAGCAGTGATCAAGAGAGCAGCAGAGTTTCTGGGTAAGAGTGTGACTGATGAGCAAATCAATGGATTACGCGAACACctgaaatttacaaaaatggcAACAAACCCATCGATGAACATGGAAATGTTACTAAACGGAAGTGCATCAACAGATGACCCGAATTTCAAGTTTATCAGAAAAGGCAAAATTGGTGACTGGACAAATTACATGTCGGAAGATCTTGCTCAACGATTCGACGAATGGACCGAAAAGCATTTGTATGGAACCGGTCTAAAAtttgatacaaatattatagctGATGAAGAATAA
- the m-cup gene encoding protein fem-1 homolog A isoform X1, protein MWISYSHHWNFSMDSLFHELIHVCKYVAPGAQLTYGLRNRLERFKRKERKEIVSRMKDGCAPLFIACKRGHVEIVEYLITKCDADIEQRGKYEVPDDRSVHCATPLWCAAVSGNLEVIKCLISHGADVNAVSDSGSTPVRSACFMTHMDIVSYLVENGADILKANYNGGTCLINSVQSVELCTFLLEHGADVNATDIQNKTALHYAIQEHRLHTTKLLLEYNADPHLRSRYNDDALQTACLKGAIEIFEYLVKNVSYSPERLADANELMGSTFFDDHNATNMALQYWKAGMILRMANSHDGVPLPKRPVLPKRETYKNTTEFSTLDELSSISFDLDAIRIQSLLICERVLGPHHKDTLFRLMFRGASYADALRYQNCIDLWHRALEIRVEKDSILYADTCFTAQALVRLMVDLNEKTLEVMDHNHVNREPKFCDVVAVFKLLSSQLMDARELLEKRPVHKRQRDSYERILKCVTHLIYLLVETVSSDKEKALMHELVCGLVKKNPRSVYTEDTLLHLCVSSLNTINSSYFTSADDIHTIFPRLEVVKLLLDCGAYVDARNILRSTPLHIASNTYNFDNPLIKLLLDHGAHLDTPNRAGDTPARLISSNPLSNVNILKYTTLQCQAAQAVCKYGISSAELPITLRYFLELHRE, encoded by the exons ATGTGGATTAGTTATAGTCATCACTGGAACTTTTCCATGGATTCATTATTTCATGAACTTATACATGTGTGCAAATACGTGGCACCAGGCGCGCAATTAACTTATGGTCTGAGAAATCGTTTAGAAAGATTCAAGAGAAAAGAACGAAAAGAGATTGTGTCTCGTATGAAAGATGGCTGTGCTCCTTTGTTCATTGCTTGCAAGAGAGGCCATGTGGAGATTGTAGAATACCTCATAACAAAGTGTGACGCAGATATTGAACAAAGAGGAAAATATGAAGTACCGGACGATAGGTCAGTTCACTGTGCTACTCCATTGTGGTGTGCAGCAGTATCTGGAAATTTAGAAGTTATTAAATGCCTTATATCTCATGGAGCTGACGTCAATGCAGTTTCTGATTCTGGATCTACTCCTGTTAGATCTGCATGCTTCATGACACATATgg aTATTGTTTCTTATTTGGTGGAAAATGGTGCCGATATAttaaaagcaaattataatgGTGGGACGTGTTTGATAAATTCTGTACAAAGTGTGGAATTGTGTACTTTTCTTTTGGAACACGGCGCGGATGTGAACGCTACCGATATTCAGAACAAAACTGCTTTGCATTATGCCATTCAGGAGCACAGACTTCACACTACCAAACTGCTCTTAGAATACAATGCAGATCCTCATCTTAGATCACGATATAACGATGATGCCCTCCAGACTGCTTGCCTTAAAGGAGCTATTGAGATATTCGAGTACTTAG TGAAAAACGTATCGTATTCTCCGGAAAGACTGGCGGACGCAAACGAGTTGATGGGATCTACATTTTTTGACGATCACAATGCTACGAACATGGCGTTACAATATTGGAAAGCAGGGATGATCCTTAGAATGGCCAACTCACATGACGGAGTGCCTTTGCCAAAGAGACCTGTGTTACCAAAACGCGAGACATACAAAAATACCACAGAGTTTTCCACTTTGGACGAGTTAAGCTCCATTTCGTTCGATTTAGATGCGATAAGAATACAGAGTTTGTTAATATGTGAAAGAGTATTAGGTCCACATCACAAGGATACTCTTTTTCGGCTCATGTTTAGAGGCGCGTCATATGCGGACGCGTTAAG ATATCAAAATTGTATAGATTTATGGCATCGAGCATTAGAAATTAGAGTTGAAAAGGATTCG ATCTTGTATGCAGATACTTGTTTTACCGCACAAGCTCTAGTAAGACTTATGGTAGATCTAAATGAAAAAACGTTGGAAGTGATGGATCATAATCATGTAAATCGGGAACCGAAATTTTGCGATGTAGTAGCAGTATTCAAATTACTCTCCAGCCAACTGATGGACGCGAGAGAATTGCTGGAG AAACGCCCAGTGCATAAGAGACAAAGAGACAGTTATGAACGTATCCTGAAATGCGTGACGCATCTTATTTACTTACTAGTAGAAACAGTGAGTTCTGACAAAGAGAAAGCTTTAATGCACGAACTAGTCTGTGGGTTagtgaaaaaaaatccaaGATCTGTTTATACAGAAGACACGCTTCTTCATCTTTGTGTTTCTagtttaaatacaattaattctaGTTATTTTACCTCTGCCGATGATATACAC ACAATTTTTCCACGTCTGGAAGTTGTTAAATTGCTGTTGGACTGCGGAGCGTATGTCGATGCCAGGAACATATTGCGGTCAACGCCATTACATATAGCAAGTAACACATATAACTTCGACAACCCT ctgataaaattattattggatCATGGCGCACACTTAGATACGCCAAATAGGGCAGGAGATACACCAGCGCGACTGATATCTTCTAATCCATTAAGTAAcgtaaatattcttaaatatactACCCTTCAGTGTCAGGCCGCGCAAGCCGTTTGTAAATATGGAATCAGTAGTGCAGAGTTGCCTATTACATTACGTTATTTCTTGGAACTACATAGAGaatga